A genomic stretch from Anaerolinea thermophila UNI-1 includes:
- a CDS encoding M42 family metallopeptidase encodes MKALIQKLVETVGPSGYEEKVREVVRAEIEGLADEIKVDALGNLIARKGSRSEGGMRIAISAHMDEIGVIATHVDENGFVRFTTIGGVSPRTCIGGRVQFLNGTRGVIYMESLESATALPTLDQLYIDVGASSRETCPVKVGDIAAFDRPFMELGDRLVSKAMDDRISVAVMIQALKELSSTPHELYFIFSTQEEVGLRGATTAAYGVDPELALAVDVTRTGDTPKGVKMEVALGKGPAIKVRDSGMLSDPRVIRWMVETAEKAGIPYQLEVLEGGTTDARAMQLTRAGVPAGCLSIPTRYIHSPSEMVDYQDVLQSVRLLVALLSAPVTLK; translated from the coding sequence ATGAAAGCATTAATCCAAAAACTGGTAGAGACCGTAGGACCTTCCGGCTACGAAGAAAAGGTGCGCGAGGTGGTGCGCGCGGAAATTGAAGGCTTGGCGGATGAAATCAAGGTGGATGCGCTGGGCAACCTGATTGCCCGCAAGGGAAGCCGTTCGGAAGGCGGTATGCGCATCGCCATTTCTGCTCACATGGACGAGATTGGTGTGATTGCCACTCATGTGGATGAAAATGGCTTTGTGCGCTTTACCACCATTGGCGGCGTCTCTCCGCGCACGTGCATTGGCGGGCGGGTGCAGTTCCTCAACGGCACGCGCGGCGTGATTTACATGGAAAGCCTGGAAAGTGCCACCGCTCTGCCCACGCTGGATCAACTGTATATTGACGTAGGCGCGTCCAGCCGCGAAACCTGCCCGGTGAAGGTGGGAGATATTGCCGCGTTTGACCGTCCCTTCATGGAACTGGGCGACCGCCTGGTTTCCAAAGCCATGGATGACCGCATCAGCGTGGCGGTGATGATTCAAGCCCTGAAGGAACTCTCCAGTACCCCGCATGAACTGTATTTCATCTTCAGCACGCAGGAAGAGGTTGGACTGCGCGGCGCTACCACCGCGGCGTACGGCGTGGATCCCGAACTGGCGCTGGCGGTGGATGTGACCCGCACCGGCGATACCCCCAAGGGCGTCAAGATGGAAGTGGCGCTGGGCAAAGGACCTGCCATCAAGGTGCGCGACAGTGGCATGCTCTCCGACCCCCGTGTCATCCGCTGGATGGTGGAGACGGCGGAGAAAGCCGGTATCCCCTATCAACTGGAAGTGCTGGAAGGCGGCACGACAGATGCCCGTGCCATGCAGTTAACCCGCGCCGGCGTTCCGGCGGGATGTCTTTCCATCCCAACGCGCTACATTCACAGCCCCTCTGAAATGGTAGATTATCAGGATGTCCTGCAGTCGGTGCGCTTGCTGGTGGCTTTGCTAAGCGCCCCGGTTACCCTGAAATGA